One genomic region from Geotrypetes seraphini chromosome 17, aGeoSer1.1, whole genome shotgun sequence encodes:
- the UBA3 gene encoding NEDD8-activating enzyme E1 catalytic subunit isoform X2: MADAIEPMAVDGGCGDTGDWEGRWNHVKKFLERSGPFTHPDFEPSTETLQFLLDTCKILVIGAGGLGCELLKNLALSGFRQIHVIDMDTIDVSNLNRQFLFRAKDVGRPKAEIAAEFINNRIPDCFVVPHFKKIQDFDDTFYRQFHIIVCGLDSIIARRWINGMLMSLLNYEDGVLDPSSLIPLIDGGTEGFKGNSRVILPGMTACVECTLELYPPQINFPMCTIASMPRLPEHCIEYVRILQWPKEQPFGEGVSLDGDDPDHIQWIFQQSLKRASQFNITGVTYRLTQGVVKRIIPAVASTNAVIAAVCATEVFKIATSAYIPLNNYLVFNDVDGLYTYTFEAERKDNCSACSQLPQNIEFSPSAKLQEVIDYLTNNTSLQMKSPAITATLDGKNKTLYLQTVASIEERTRPNLSKTLKELGLVNGQELAVADVTTPQTVLFKLNFTT, from the exons ATGGCGGATGCGATAGAGCC AATGGCTGTTGATGGTGGGTGTGGGGACACTGGAGACTGGGAGGGTCGCTGGAACCATGTAAAGAAGTTCCTGGAGCGATCAGGACCTTTCACACACCCTGATTTCGagcccagcactgaa ACTCTCCAATTTTTGTTAGATACGTGTAAAATTCTGGTTATCGGAGCAGGCGGATTGGGATGTGAACTCCTAAAAAATCTG GCCCTATCTGGCTTCAGACAGATCCATGTTATTGATATGGATACAATAGATGTTTCTAATCTGAATAGACAATTCTTATTTCG agcCAAAGATGTTGGAAGACCCAAAGCAGAAATTGCTGCAGAATTCATAAATAATCGAATTCCTGATTGTTTTGTTGTACC GCACTTTAAAAAGATTCAAGATTTTGATGACACTTTTTATAGAC AGTTTCATATTATTGTATGTGGATTGGATTCTATAATTGCAAGGCGATGGATAAATGGCATGctg ATGTCACTTTTAAATTATGAAGATGGCGTGCTAGATCCAAGCTCCCTAATTCCTTTGATAGATGGCGGAACCGAAGGTTTTAAAGGCAACTCTCGGGTCATTCTCCCTGGAATGACGGCTTGTGTTGAATGCACACTTGAACTTTACCCACCTCAG ATCAATTTTCCTATGTGCACTATTGCGTCAATGCCCAGACTACCAGAGCACTGTATTGAGTATGTCAGGATATTACAGTGGCCCAAAGAGCAACCTTTTGGAG AAGGTGTTTCATTAGATGGCGATGACCCAGATCATATTCAGTGGATTTTCCAGCAGTCGTTAAAAAGAGCATCACAGTTCAATATTACAGGAGTCACATATAGACTTACACAAG GTGTGGTAAAACGAATCATTCCGGCTGTGGCTTCTACAAATGCTGTTATTGCAG CTGTATGTGCCACCGAAGTTTTTAAAATAGCCACAAG TGCATACATTCCTCTCAACAATTACTTGGTTTTCAATGATGTGGATGGACTGTACACATACACATTTGAAGCTGAAAGAAAG GATAATTGTTCAGCTTGTAGCCAGCTCCCTCAAAATATAGAGTTTTCACCATCGGCTAAACTTCAGGAGGTTATAGATTATTTGACAAATAATACTTCATT GCAGATGAAATCTCCAGCTATCACAGCAACTTTGGATGGGAAGAATAAAACACTTTATTTACAG ACAGTAGCCTCAATTGAAGAACGAACGAGGCCAAATCTCTCCAAAACACTGAAAG
- the UBA3 gene encoding NEDD8-activating enzyme E1 catalytic subunit isoform X1: MADAIEPEKKRRRVEEPADKMAVDGGCGDTGDWEGRWNHVKKFLERSGPFTHPDFEPSTETLQFLLDTCKILVIGAGGLGCELLKNLALSGFRQIHVIDMDTIDVSNLNRQFLFRAKDVGRPKAEIAAEFINNRIPDCFVVPHFKKIQDFDDTFYRQFHIIVCGLDSIIARRWINGMLMSLLNYEDGVLDPSSLIPLIDGGTEGFKGNSRVILPGMTACVECTLELYPPQINFPMCTIASMPRLPEHCIEYVRILQWPKEQPFGEGVSLDGDDPDHIQWIFQQSLKRASQFNITGVTYRLTQGVVKRIIPAVASTNAVIAAVCATEVFKIATSAYIPLNNYLVFNDVDGLYTYTFEAERKDNCSACSQLPQNIEFSPSAKLQEVIDYLTNNTSLQMKSPAITATLDGKNKTLYLQTVASIEERTRPNLSKTLKELGLVNGQELAVADVTTPQTVLFKLNFTT; the protein is encoded by the exons ATGGCGGATGCGATAGAGCC ggagaagaaaagaaggagagtAGAAGAGCCGGCTGACAA AATGGCTGTTGATGGTGGGTGTGGGGACACTGGAGACTGGGAGGGTCGCTGGAACCATGTAAAGAAGTTCCTGGAGCGATCAGGACCTTTCACACACCCTGATTTCGagcccagcactgaa ACTCTCCAATTTTTGTTAGATACGTGTAAAATTCTGGTTATCGGAGCAGGCGGATTGGGATGTGAACTCCTAAAAAATCTG GCCCTATCTGGCTTCAGACAGATCCATGTTATTGATATGGATACAATAGATGTTTCTAATCTGAATAGACAATTCTTATTTCG agcCAAAGATGTTGGAAGACCCAAAGCAGAAATTGCTGCAGAATTCATAAATAATCGAATTCCTGATTGTTTTGTTGTACC GCACTTTAAAAAGATTCAAGATTTTGATGACACTTTTTATAGAC AGTTTCATATTATTGTATGTGGATTGGATTCTATAATTGCAAGGCGATGGATAAATGGCATGctg ATGTCACTTTTAAATTATGAAGATGGCGTGCTAGATCCAAGCTCCCTAATTCCTTTGATAGATGGCGGAACCGAAGGTTTTAAAGGCAACTCTCGGGTCATTCTCCCTGGAATGACGGCTTGTGTTGAATGCACACTTGAACTTTACCCACCTCAG ATCAATTTTCCTATGTGCACTATTGCGTCAATGCCCAGACTACCAGAGCACTGTATTGAGTATGTCAGGATATTACAGTGGCCCAAAGAGCAACCTTTTGGAG AAGGTGTTTCATTAGATGGCGATGACCCAGATCATATTCAGTGGATTTTCCAGCAGTCGTTAAAAAGAGCATCACAGTTCAATATTACAGGAGTCACATATAGACTTACACAAG GTGTGGTAAAACGAATCATTCCGGCTGTGGCTTCTACAAATGCTGTTATTGCAG CTGTATGTGCCACCGAAGTTTTTAAAATAGCCACAAG TGCATACATTCCTCTCAACAATTACTTGGTTTTCAATGATGTGGATGGACTGTACACATACACATTTGAAGCTGAAAGAAAG GATAATTGTTCAGCTTGTAGCCAGCTCCCTCAAAATATAGAGTTTTCACCATCGGCTAAACTTCAGGAGGTTATAGATTATTTGACAAATAATACTTCATT GCAGATGAAATCTCCAGCTATCACAGCAACTTTGGATGGGAAGAATAAAACACTTTATTTACAG ACAGTAGCCTCAATTGAAGAACGAACGAGGCCAAATCTCTCCAAAACACTGAAAG
- the UBA3 gene encoding NEDD8-activating enzyme E1 catalytic subunit isoform X3, protein MAVDGGCGDTGDWEGRWNHVKKFLERSGPFTHPDFEPSTETLQFLLDTCKILVIGAGGLGCELLKNLALSGFRQIHVIDMDTIDVSNLNRQFLFRAKDVGRPKAEIAAEFINNRIPDCFVVPHFKKIQDFDDTFYRQFHIIVCGLDSIIARRWINGMLMSLLNYEDGVLDPSSLIPLIDGGTEGFKGNSRVILPGMTACVECTLELYPPQINFPMCTIASMPRLPEHCIEYVRILQWPKEQPFGEGVSLDGDDPDHIQWIFQQSLKRASQFNITGVTYRLTQGVVKRIIPAVASTNAVIAAVCATEVFKIATSAYIPLNNYLVFNDVDGLYTYTFEAERKDNCSACSQLPQNIEFSPSAKLQEVIDYLTNNTSLQMKSPAITATLDGKNKTLYLQTVASIEERTRPNLSKTLKELGLVNGQELAVADVTTPQTVLFKLNFTT, encoded by the exons ATGGCTGTTGATGGTGGGTGTGGGGACACTGGAGACTGGGAGGGTCGCTGGAACCATGTAAAGAAGTTCCTGGAGCGATCAGGACCTTTCACACACCCTGATTTCGagcccagcactgaa ACTCTCCAATTTTTGTTAGATACGTGTAAAATTCTGGTTATCGGAGCAGGCGGATTGGGATGTGAACTCCTAAAAAATCTG GCCCTATCTGGCTTCAGACAGATCCATGTTATTGATATGGATACAATAGATGTTTCTAATCTGAATAGACAATTCTTATTTCG agcCAAAGATGTTGGAAGACCCAAAGCAGAAATTGCTGCAGAATTCATAAATAATCGAATTCCTGATTGTTTTGTTGTACC GCACTTTAAAAAGATTCAAGATTTTGATGACACTTTTTATAGAC AGTTTCATATTATTGTATGTGGATTGGATTCTATAATTGCAAGGCGATGGATAAATGGCATGctg ATGTCACTTTTAAATTATGAAGATGGCGTGCTAGATCCAAGCTCCCTAATTCCTTTGATAGATGGCGGAACCGAAGGTTTTAAAGGCAACTCTCGGGTCATTCTCCCTGGAATGACGGCTTGTGTTGAATGCACACTTGAACTTTACCCACCTCAG ATCAATTTTCCTATGTGCACTATTGCGTCAATGCCCAGACTACCAGAGCACTGTATTGAGTATGTCAGGATATTACAGTGGCCCAAAGAGCAACCTTTTGGAG AAGGTGTTTCATTAGATGGCGATGACCCAGATCATATTCAGTGGATTTTCCAGCAGTCGTTAAAAAGAGCATCACAGTTCAATATTACAGGAGTCACATATAGACTTACACAAG GTGTGGTAAAACGAATCATTCCGGCTGTGGCTTCTACAAATGCTGTTATTGCAG CTGTATGTGCCACCGAAGTTTTTAAAATAGCCACAAG TGCATACATTCCTCTCAACAATTACTTGGTTTTCAATGATGTGGATGGACTGTACACATACACATTTGAAGCTGAAAGAAAG GATAATTGTTCAGCTTGTAGCCAGCTCCCTCAAAATATAGAGTTTTCACCATCGGCTAAACTTCAGGAGGTTATAGATTATTTGACAAATAATACTTCATT GCAGATGAAATCTCCAGCTATCACAGCAACTTTGGATGGGAAGAATAAAACACTTTATTTACAG ACAGTAGCCTCAATTGAAGAACGAACGAGGCCAAATCTCTCCAAAACACTGAAAG
- the ARL6IP5 gene encoding PRA1 family protein 3, with the protein MEVQLAPFRAWADFFPGSDRFAKPDFKDINKWNNRVVSNLLYYQTNYLAVAAVTVLVVGFMSPFNMLLGGTVVVLMFIGFVWASHNKDTLRKFKKQYPIVFVMMVMLASYCVVSLYGGVMVFIFGITFPLLLIFIHASLRLRNIKNKLENTMEGAGLKKTPMGIILDALEQKEEKMSKIADYLAKATE; encoded by the exons ATGGAGGTGCAACTGGCTCCCTTCCGGGCCTGGGCCGACTTCTTCCCGGGCTCCGATCGCTTCGCCAAGCCCGATTTCAAGGACATCAACAAATGGAACAACCGAGTGGTCAGCAACCTGCTCTACTACCAGACCAACTACCTGGCGGTGGCGGCGGTGACGGTCCTGGTGGTGGG ATTTATGAGTCCTTTCAACATGCTACTGGGTGGCACAGTGGTGGTCCTGATGTTTATTGGGTTTGTGTGGGCGTCGCACAACAAGGACACCCTTCGTAAATTTAAAAAGCAGTATCCAATAGTATTCGTCATGATGGTCATGCTAGCAAGTTACTGTGTTGTATCCCTCTACGGAGGGGTGATGGTCTTCATATTTGGCATCACCTTTCCTTTACTGT TGATCTTCATTCATGCTTCTTTGAGACTtcgcaacatcaagaacaaactTGAAAATACAATGGAAGGAGCTGGTCTGAAGAAAACCCCAATGGGAATTATCCTCGATGCGCTTGAGCAGAAGGAGGAAAAGATGAGCAAAATAGCAGATTATCTTGCCAAAGCTACAGAATAA